A DNA window from Phyllostomus discolor isolate MPI-MPIP mPhyDis1 chromosome X, mPhyDis1.pri.v3, whole genome shotgun sequence contains the following coding sequences:
- the LOC114505617 gene encoding melanoma-associated antigen B3-like, which translates to MPQGHKRKLHIPAEHHQAQGATQHLGNAKEEALASSSPPPSEAATQKKPGARSRSPVKWLQRALSTIIKSAGVSNVGLSEGANCKMKNKPSSSKAPPSMTQSQRDRQTEMTCMVVQFLMQMYKMKQSIRKADTLKIVSKKYKKLFYDILRRASSSKEVVFGADLKEVDATQHSCTLVSEMNLPGNQRVSGGSRGFPKYGLLMNILGMIFKNSNCATERKICEFLNNMTLYAGKRHFSLREPKKLITQDSVKLKYLEYRRVPDSDPPRYEFLWGPRAHAGTSKMRVLEFGAKINHTVPCAFLSRCEEALGVEEKSKPQCHEGLAPMSWQ; encoded by the coding sequence ATGCCTCAGGGTCATAAAAGGAAGCTCCACATCCCTGCAGAACACCACCAGGCCCAAGGTGCAACCCAACATCTGGGGAATGCCAAGGAGGAAGCACTGGCCTCCTCGTCCCCTCCTCCATCTGAAGCTGCCACACAGAAGAAGCCTGGTGCTAGGTCACGTAGCCCTGTCAAGTGGCTTCAGAGAGCCCTGTCCACCATCATTAAGTCTGCAGGTGTTTCAAATGTAGGATTATCTGAAGGAGCCAACtgcaaaatgaagaacaaaccaAGTTCCTCCAAGGCGCCACCTTCCATGACGCAGTCTCAGAGAGACCGTCAGACTGAGATGACCTGTATGGTGGTACAGTTCCTGATGCAGATGTACAAAATGAAACAGTCTATTAGGAAGGCAGATACACTGAAAATTGTCAGTAAAAAGTACAAAAAGCTCTTCTATGACATCCTCAGAAGAGCATCTTCCAGTAAGGAGGTGGTATTTGGTGCTGACTTAAAGGAAGTTGATGCTACACAGCATTCCTGTACCCTGGTCAGCGAAATGAATCTCCCTGGCAATCAGAGGGTGAGTGGTGGCAGCAGGGGATTTCCCAAGTATGGTCTCCTGATGAATATCCTGGGCATGATCTTCAAGAACAGCAATTGTGCCACTGAGCGGAAGATCTGTGAATTCCTGAACAACATGACACTATATGCTGGAAAGAGGCATTTTTCATTGAGGGAACCAAAGAAGCTCATCACCCAAGACTCTGTGAAGCTCAAATATCTGGAGTACCGCCGGGTGCCCGACAGTGATCCTCCACGTTACGAGTTCCTGTGGGGTCCAAGAGCCCATGCCGGGACCAGCAAGATGAGAGTGCTGGAGTTTGGGGCCAAGATTAATCACACCGTCCCCTGTGCCTTTTTATCTAGGTGTGAAGAGGCTTTGGGAGTTGAGGAAAAATCCAAGCCACAATGCCATGAAGGGCTGGCACCAATGTCATGGCAGTGA